TGCAGCATGCACAATGGTAATCGGCAAAGATATTGCTTTGGGTCCAACTGCCGTAAAAGCATCCAATGTAACAGCAACAAGCGCTGTGATATCATGGTTGCCAAGTAATAGTAATCATCAACACGTAGTTTGTGTGAATAACGTCGAAGTCAGGACCGTGAAGCCAGGAGTTTATAGACATACGATCACCGGTTTGGCACCCTCAACGATTTACAGGGTGACGGTGAAAGCGAAAAATTTAAGAGCAACACATTTTGAGGATCAAAATGCACAAGCGGTAAACAATTTTGCCTGTCATGTCCATTTTAAGACATTGCCCAAAGGATTGCCAGATCCTCCGGTCGATATCCAGGTTAATAACGCACTTTgatacgttttattattttctcgacGGTATGTTAGTAATTGATATCAGTATGACGCAATCACAGGTGGAGGCTGGACCGCAGGACGGCACTTTGCTAGTGACCTGGCAGCCTGTTGCCCTAAACGGTTCGGCCGTCACCGGTTACGCGGTGTATGCCGATGGAAAAAAAGTCACCGACGTTGACAGTCCCACCGGTGATCACGCTTTGGTCGACATACACAAACTTATGGGGCTGAATCCAAAACACATAACAGTCCGTACGAAGAGTAGGGAGAGTCAATCGGGCGACAGTTGTGCTACAGCGATACCTTGCAGTGTTCTTCGGGGTGGTACGAGTACTCATTTGCAGCATGGTGCCCCACATATGCTCGATCAAggccaacaacaacaacaacaacaacaacaacaaacaaGCGTCATACAACAGGACGATCCGAACCGTCATCGTATGGCAGTTGCTCAGCGATATCCTACTGCACCTGTTCCATCGCACATGAGAAGACAAGGTACCAGAGTCGATGTACATGGTCAAGTAATCATTGAAACAGATGAAAACCTCTCCGACAAGGAAATATTTCCAGGACAGAGCATCTCTCAAATGGGTGAGAAACTCTTTCCTCCTTGCGATAACttgtccctttctctctttttctctctctctctatctctctctctccttctatttttCGCACTTTCTCCattactctctttttcgtctgttttaatctttcctttttttcttttcaatttttttttaccacgcctagctaatttttctttagctAATTTCTTTTAGCTGTTCCAGAAATCACAAAGGATTCTGCTAGCGAAGCCAATTATAGCGAAGAGGATGATCCATCTCGAAGAGGTCGTGGAATGTCACCGCATCATCATCGATATGGTCCTCAAGGCCCTCAAGGACCACCTGGAGCATATAGATCGGTTAGAATGGGAGGACCTGGTAGACCTCAGGATGCTTATTACGATCaaacaggtatatatatatatgtatatcataagCATACCTCAAATCGTTTGTATCGAGAgagaataaattcaattatttgatCGTTTAGGTAATCAAAGGATGAGAGGACCGATATATGGTGCAAGAGTAAATCAAGCTCAAGGTGGTAACGTTCATCCAGCTAGTGGTGTTCAACAAATGAATAAGAGGGTACGCCGATTCATTGCATTATTCGATTACGATCCAACAACTATGTCACCAAATCCCAATGCCTGCGAGGAAGAATTACAATTCTCTGAGGGAGACACCATCAAggtttttgataaaataatgtcTTATAATGGATTCTAATTATCCTTCATCGATCATACTTTTAATACCACTTTTCTTTGTATAGGTATACGGTGAAAAGGATGCCGATGGTTTTTATTGGGGCGAATGTCGTGGTAGACGAGGATACGTGCCGCATAATATGGttgaagaattaaaagatCAAAATCAAGGTGGTCAAGGACAACCTAATAGACGAGGACCTGGATCTAATGAAAGATGGGGAGATATCTATGCGAGTATGCCTATGAAGAAAATGATAGCGATGTACGATTATAATCCACAGGAACTTTCACCTAATCCGGATGCGGTAGTttgaattttcgtttttttctcctttctctctctctctctctctctctctctctctctctctctctaaagattatcgaaaaatttcaattttatttaacaactttcttctccttcaatTATTGCAGCAAGTCGAGTTACCGTTTCATGCTGGCAATGAAATTTGTGTTTATGGTGAAATGGACTCCGATGGATTTTATATGGGCGAACTTAACGGAGTTCGCGGTTTAGTGCCAAGTAATTTCCTCATAGAAGCATCTAACCAGGGTCAACCGTCTCAAGGAGGTAGAAGGCCACCGGGACAAAGTCAAGGACCCGGTGCGAGGGGTCCACCACCCCCACCACGAGAACCTCCGCCAACTGGGCACCGCCGTAATAAAGGTAAAATTCTATGAAAcgattttattaactttttattacGTTGATTATACTCCTTGTAACGCAATATATCGCGACACGATTTGATTCCTTTTGCTCTCAATTCGAAAAATCTTATCACCGATATGCTATCTCTATTAGCAGAATAAAGCTTTCTTTATGAATAATCGATTAAACATTAAATGCCGATCCGACGATTACGATAAAAGATCGGTTTGATAGaatagttaaatatatatatatttttttcctttcttttcttttcttttcttttcttatcttatcttttcttttttttttattttcgattaagttcaagtaattttattatgaatcaGATTAGAAAAACGGCAAGCAGCACAAGACACGAAACTAGATGTGCAAGACGACAGGCTAAAGGGTCACACGAATTTCGTCAAGCAATCTAGCTGCGAttgtaattgtattattattattattattatttattataatttattattattattattattattattattattattattattattattattattattattattattattattattattattattattatgacgatctagatatatctaataaatgaGAGATTAACgggtaataatattgtttcgaaaacattttttttttgaaaatctcAGACTTCGGCTCCACAGTTTGATCGCACATTAATTGCACTTTATAGCTAAGAAATTAGATTGCAAATTCGCGGAGTGTAGTAGCTTGTGATAAGAGAAATTTGACACGATCTTTCACTTGTACTTTGGatcgttgaatttttatatcgatcaatTGTCTTGGAAACATAGGCTGTCTCATACACACGGCAATATTTATGCGCAATAAAACACTAAGCTGCTTTCAGTGTTCTCTCTACTTAAGTATACtatatacacagacacatatatatgtaaatatatatttatttatatatatatatatatacatatatatatatatatatatatatatatatatatattcatttttgtttctttttgctcTATGAGAGTTTTTTTTAGCTCCGTACTTCTCTCTACATATCTGTcctattctctctatctattataCGAACGTATTATGTATACACTTTATTTACTTGTAAACGGATTCTATACAACACGATCATGTACTATAAAATAATGCGTTTATACTCCATATATACCGACATGGTCTGTCTCTTTGTGTGCCTGAACTGGTCGATGGTCGTCGTGTCACATGATTGTCGTTCGTGTCGTGTTGTCATGCTGGCCATTTAATTGCCTTTCTCTATATTCGTCTTATATTccaaatctatatataaatctatatatatatatttatcacgtTTGCGATGATATTTGCGATCGCACGTCCTTCATATCATAAAGTTCGTTTCGCATAAGttccatttaaatattatttctcgcTAAATGTTCttcgtattttaattataatctaatattacggccaatatttcattttcttattaaaaatcaaacatTAACTTAACGAGAACAATTGGAGAAGATTTGacattcgataaaatattttatcgttgaaTCATTAATTCGTTCATAGGTTCAGAATCTTTTTAAACGCGATTGTGATAaccctaaaaaaaaaaaagaaaaaaaaagaaaaaagaagaagaagaagaagaagaagaagaagaagaagaaagaaaaaagaccaacaacaacaaaaaaaaaacagtaaatGAGCCATAAATGACAACACGGTTCTGTTCTCTTCTCTGTTGCTAGATGCCTGCATTGTGCCTGTGTCTGTCCCTGTCTGTCACTTAGACTCtagacaacaacaacaacaacaacaacaacaacaacaaccacTAATGAACAACCAACAACATCAACTACAACAAAACAATCCACCGCATCTAGCGTACCAACAAGCGAATCACCATAGCAATACGACTGTAACCACGTCTAATCAGCATGGGCCCAGTCACTTGCCTTCCGGCGGTGGTGTCATGGGTGCCCATCAACAAGGGCCCCTTCCACCCCACCTTCAACAACAGGTGAGTGCCCTCCTCTTCCGAAACAttccgtctctttttctcttgttctctctctctctctctttctttgcttaATATGCCGTTTCTACTCGAAGGATAATATACAGGGTGGCCAGCTTAAAGCGTTAcactttattatcatcgaaacaaataaaagcaACGTTGACACTTCAACTTAAtgttgaagagaaaaaaaaagaaaagaaaaggaaagaacaagTCGATAGTTGTAAtagtttcgataaaaataatgtgtaACACAATTTACTTGGGCCACCTTGTGTATGcactttattaaaattttatgtatGATAATCCGACTTTCTGATTTTgcataattcatttttagGCACGACTAAGGGGAGTttcttgtaaaagaaaaaaaaaatcaaaaaatttgttcaaatATCTTTACGTTTCATATTTCAATTCTAAATGTGTATTTGCgcgcacgtgtgtgtgtatatttactttatcgtttaaatcaataatattgaatcgaaatttttatcgcagattaaattattagatatatatatatattttttttttcgaaaattccttaataattttttgattcaATCTAACACTTTTGTTATTTCCAAGTGGCAAgactatattaaatatcaacaaattatataaataattgcttGCGTGATATTGCATGTCTTTTAAGAATAAAGTTGAAGGAAAAGGTCATATGTATTTAGTCTATGTTTCAATTTGACATGAATTGACAAGGAACTCTCGATAGTTATGCTTTAAAATTATGGGAAACTAAAAAATgcttttatcgtaaaaaaaatttgatgatTTAACGAGATCGATAGGTTCACTTATTGATTCAAAATAACATCCcataatcgaattttttttctcaaaaaacATCATTATTCATCATTTACATAATCATTCGAACGATTATGTCAAATTTCGAAAGGGTATCTATCGTCACATTAATTTTTGAACGTTTTAAGGATAAATATGTTTCTATTTGCGTAGCTTGTccgtttattttctattttttttcttcttcttcttcttctttttcttttttttttctttttttcttgatcaCGGCTTCTGTGCGTCGCTATTATGCTTAATTGTATGTGCACTAATAGCATGACGAAACATAATAAACATACGCTTACACGTATTCAACAGAATACATCACGATCGTCGGCAGCAACAAATCCGACGAGCAATCAACATTATTAACATCATCATATTATGGCATTCACATTCACATAGCActtattctccttcttccttgaATCTCCGTTCCTTTTaggttttttaatttcatatgtatacatatgtatatttaactaggaaaaagaagaacccGCGTACCACAAGGAATTTCGTAGGTATTGGTATTtaaagagaggaggaaagaagaaatgagaaaacaaACGTATCAAAGTATTTTATACTTAGATACACGTGTACATTGAGTATAAAAAGTATTCTTATATACTCTCATTATAGTTTTACATGAACGTATAGATATTTCTTTGTTATGTtttacatacatttatttttgttaaagcgatttttaataataatattatgatcgcTTAACGAAAACTTGTAAGgaacgtaagaaagaaaaataaatgtttatgttAAATTCTAATGAGCGTGGAAAAACATTTTACGCTCactgtaaatattattaaggttaaATTTGGTGAACAGTAGCACGTAATACGTTTCGTTTTCAGGGGAAGGGGAGGGGAGGCGTGGGCAATCGAGCCGTTGGTAGTAACATGCCAGGCGGCATGCAAACTTCGGGACAACACATGCAAGCGCAACAGCAGCTCGATTATCAAGGTCAGCAACAGCCGAATCAACAGTATCAACAACAGCCAAATCAACAGAATCAGAATTATCAGCAACCAAATCAGGGATACCCGCAACAAGGTCAACAAGGCTTTGGACAGCAAGCTGGACAACAGTATCAACAaccgcaacaacaacaacagggacagcagcagcagcaacagcagcagcaggtgCAACAACCAAATCAAGGATATGGTCAACAAAACCAAGGACCATCGATGCAGAGTTCACAGCCAAGCAGCAAACCAATGAGGGGTATACCGACTGTCCTTCCAACTGCTCAAAGCAAAACCACACCGAACACTCCGCAAGgccaacaacaacagcaacagccaCAACAGCAGCAGAGTACGGGTCCGAATCTAATGCAAAAATTTACAGAAATGGCAGGTGCCAGTGCAGGCGGAGATATTCTCTCGAAGGGCAAAGAGCTTATCTTTATGAAGTTTGGCTTGGGCAAGTGAGCTATTGCCTTTATTACACCgccgatattaaaaatacatcttttctttttcttcctctccgcTTACGATATTTGACGCGGATTCGGACGACGTATCGATAACGAGCTCCGCGATCAGAACGTTCGAATGCAACTTTATTACGACCGATCGTATGTACGAGTGcaggataaaaaataaaatatgattaaacatttatgggatatatatatatatatatatatacatacatatatatatgcatatatatatatatatatataaagagagagagagagagagagagagagagagaaggccgACGATGACTCGCTGATTCCTTCGTCAAGTTCGATGAACTTCGATGTGTCCTGCCATCGCTGCCGCTGCTGTtggtgctggtgctggtgctggtgcCATTACCGCCGCTGCCGCCATTGCCATCGCTATGTAATCGCTGCTAGAATTCGCCGGAGGCATATAAACGCAGGCAGGtaatcgatcgtaaaatcttttGGGAAGCATATTCTAGCTCGTCTATCATTTCACgttggagagagaaagatagatagatagatagatagatagatagagagagagagaaagagagaaagagagagagagagagagagagagagagagagaaagagacggagagacGAAGGATCGGCTTTGTTGCCGATGTTATTATAGAGCGAAAGAAAACCTtcgatagaatttttttaagatcaccctgatataataaagaataataataataataataataataataataataataataataataataaaaatgacaacggtaagaaagtaaaagagttCTCGCGACGTTGACGCAAAAAACATGCGAGATCTATCTccttaagaagaaaataattaaaagataaagaaaaagaagaagaaaaaaagaaataatgaacaaTGACAGAAACTAAACGATGTTATTCCGAATATACTTATTTACGTTTCGAGGAGATACGAGAAATGGGAATttgcaaaaagagagaaaaaaaaaaagcggaaGACACATATATAGTAAGGTTCCTCCGAAAATCTTAATATATCCTCTTCTAATTCTTCTACGCGAAAGCTGGAACTTCTTCGCAGGTGCTAATACAATCGACGAGAGTATTATCTTGATGTTCCAATGTACGTGAGCAATGCAGATTCAAtctagagagaaaaaaaaatgcaaaaaaaaaaacaaaaaaaaagaaaaaaaagtatatttccttcaatattgtataatatattcgcgaacgaatatacataaatgttggccgattataaaaatgttatcgcGTCCAGACCAAAGTACATCACCAACGCGTGTTGCATGTTTTTCGTACCTGTTGCCGTACCTTCCAAACGGTGTGGACGATCCACCTCATTTCGAAGTTCTTTCTGTTAATAACTATGTTGGCTTTTTCCTTGTAATAATTGACATAATGCAAGTCCTCGTTGAGAATCGAACGTGTCTTTCATTTCGTCCACGTATACacgagacaaagagagattaagaacaagagggagagaaagagagagagagagagagagagagagagagagagagagagagacgtagaCAAACGCAATTAATTCGTTTCTCGTGTTACGATggaagtaagaaaagaaaagaaaaaagaaaagaaaaacgtaaaaaaaaaagaaaaaaaaacaagaaaaaatgcaTTAACAGAATCAGGTTATTCGCAGAATTATAGAGAAGTTGATTAAatgttagtaaaaaaaaaaaaaaaaaaaaaaaaaaaaaaagaaaaaagaaaaaaaaaataaataaaaataaaaataaaaaataaaaaaataaataaataaacaaataacatACTTGGACGAGCGCGGACAGGATATTAATGTACGTGCGAACGTAATGGAACAACATAAAAAACTTTTATCATGTAGGTAATGCATAGATTACgagataaattttatctacATAGGACTGGACAATGAAACGTGGGGGTGTGCCTTCAAATATCTCACCCTGAAAACAAAAGACGAGACCATATCcttaaatcattataatatatattgcagCTAGTTTATTCCGTTTGAGATCGCTAAACGATTGCgcgtttttaaataaatgcgCGTATACATATTTCTCACTTTCGCGAAAGCcaatatttaaatgatgataggccgaacgaaataaaatatgacaAGTTCGTTTCCTTcgataaacaaattttcttcataGAATGTGTTACTCGATCCTCGTAGGAAttatgttttctctttcgaggATATGAGAACTATCCTAATCCTCTCTATTTTTCCACACTGTAATCTttagcttttatctttattcttgttcttttttttttggtgtacttcttttctccttcttcttcttcttcttcttcttcttcttcttcttcttcttcttccgtcttcttctatcttctttctatgtatatacatacaaaatacATCTTACGTCTTAGGTTGACATAACTCTCGCGATTAAATTCGCATACACGATGAGCCAATCATTGCGTCCATCGTGATTGTTCcgtcattatcatatattataaatgtagaAAACGTCGTccctctcttccctctctATCCTCTCCGCCTTTCCCCCTTCTTCACCATCTgcttttcgatcgatttaaggAAGAAACGTATCTTCTCTTGTCGCATTCgagcatatacatacatacatacatacataaatacataaatacatacatacatacatatatacatacataaatatcgaGAGATATGTATCTTAAATACAACATATGGTAATCAGATGAGCTAGAGCAAGCAAACGAGCAAATAATAATCAGGTTATGACCGATTTCATCGACGATCGTGTTGTTCAACGACGTCGCCTGATTTCGCGTCTTTATTTATACGTGCATTGAGAGAAGAATGACGTTtgtcaaatgaaaaatataccattgataaaaataaaacgaaagggAGATACGTAAAAGCGAacgaagcaaaaagaaaaaacagagaaaaccaaaaaaaagagaaagaaaagaaaaagaaaaaacagagaaatagTAGGGTACGCATAcaatacattaaaatatacatattatacagaTCGGTGGCATTTAagacaatatattatactcCGATATCTTTTTCCGATTAAAAAAGGTACGAACAAATGTTTAGAGCAAAAGTTACCTgattcgaagaaaagaaatggaaaataatgaGGAGGagtcctttctttcctttttcctttttttttttctttctttctttctttcttcctttccaaatattaatgattaagaAAATGATTAGAAATCTTTATTTACGATCGTTCCTATCGCGTTTACGTGTATATGTttaatttttgctttttttctttctctttttttttcctctttcaatTCGTCATAAGATCGACGCAGGAATACTTGAGAGATAAATGTTTCACGTTACGTATATGCGtgcgtaaaaataaaaagaagaaaaaaaaaacaaggaaaacgatgataataataaaaattaaaaaaattatattatttatttctttatattcatggaaaagtatttaaaaacgTTCTTCGACAACATCGATACAACTTCGAAACCGTCCAATCGAAAATCCAAAGATGTGTTCTGCGAAGGAATTCAAGATATCGGCAGCATGATCCACAAAAAAGAGCTGTCAATCAAattgtttctgttttttttttcttatttatttacttatttttttttttttgttaattatcttttcaatatttcttttttctttttttatggttCTCGACGAGAGATCAactatcaatatattttccattatttgcaattaatcgattatccATTAAATCTTACAAAAGGataatattcgatataataaatgtaaatccTTTGAGAAAATATCAATGTTGTAAAAAACGACGAATATATATGACGTTTAGAAAAAGACTCCTtctaaatattaaacattttttgaaACGGACCAAACGATTTTG
This sequence is a window from Vespa crabro chromosome 9, iyVesCrab1.2, whole genome shotgun sequence. Protein-coding genes within it:
- the LOC124427122 gene encoding uncharacterized protein LOC124427122 isoform X8 — translated: MLQCCGVGGGASTAPQAPQLQATGSAVGATTSAIMQDPVLESILEQMRETEARRTDLERQYGEAQNQLREKIAGRYQGPESVEALQSKIRELEKKTELQMVKHEELSLELTSLRRARTRGPGVGHVTSGIPTSTWPPAGSEIDRIIAKIEQDSSSAGRMLHDLDHARGTITTQQPSATQSILRSSSENLPNLGQHQHPPHPHALNLGMPTQMSHYAGSPMPLTPMMPGCPPLTPNGPPYHYSEPIPPAPSLSTSQSQPAFQQKLQQYQQQSDLSSSHPQGALPSQQKQQAHTHFTSNQYQESYPHTQTYQQPLQQQQHPSSTSYLTASNQSVIPHYTQPTQTAQSYQLNGSQHGSQQSTTYPNLSMSTHPNGTYSSGASFNPQLSHLNYSVPPSNITQTTLSTLAPYSTASFHSTLGPLTSVSQTVLPYSSAQSSYATSGLTYSTVGTNAFGTSSVGSGTTSGNLLQAIGDPLQAMQQLSAQSQANQLQQQAIIQQIQQSLRASSPTATSTTGHHFLGPRQMPKIPTGILTNPLDRLTNENIVSEGQVDMLDIPGKGRCYVYIARFTYEPFQHSPNENPEAELPVQGGDYLLVWSQPDDDGFLDAETLDGRRGLVPANFVQKLIGEDLLEFHQAVLGLRDVDDSASTNIPQVSNCYLQDIDLELAALEEGNRNRQAELSAYAELDNIAEDDEQEPPEVYLFSDLVPAPQHLTLERQLNKSVLIGWTAPENPHQLESYHVYVDGVLKVTVKATERTRALVEGVDSTRPHRISVRSVTHSRRTSRDAACTMVIGKDIALGPTAVKASNVTATSAVISWLPSNSNHQHVVCVNNVEVRTVKPGVYRHTITGLAPSTIYRVTVKAKNLRATHFEDQNAQAVNNFACHVHFKTLPKGLPDPPVDIQVEAGPQDGTLLVTWQPVALNGSAVTGYAVYADGKKVTDVDSPTGDHALVDIHKLMGLNPKHITVRTKSRESQSGDSCATAIPCSVLRGGTSTHLQHGAPHMLDQGQQQQQQQQQQTSVIQQDDPNRHRMAVAQRYPTAPVPSHMRRQGTRVDVHGQVIIETDENLSDKEIFPGQSISQMAVPEITKDSASEANYSEEDDPSRRGRGMSPHHHRYGPQGPQGPPGAYRSVRMGGPGRPQDAYYDQTGNQRMRGPIYGARVNQAQGGNVHPASGVQQMNKRVRRFIALFDYDPTTMSPNPNACEEELQFSEGDTIKVYGEKDADGFYWGECRGRRGYVPHNMVEELKDQNQGGQGQPNRRGPGSNERWGDIYASMPMKKMIAMYDYNPQELSPNPDAQVELPFHAGNEICVYGEMDSDGFYMGELNGVRGLVPSNFLIEASNQGQPSQGGRRPPGQSQGPGARGPPPPPREPPPTGHRRNKDACIVPVSVPVCHLDSRQQQQQQQQQQQPLMNNQQHQLQQNNPPHLAYQQANHHSNTTVTTSNQHGPSHLPSGGGVMGAHQQGPLPPHLQQQGKGRGGVGNRAVGSNMPGGMQTSGQHMQAQQQLDYQGQQQPNQQYQQQPNQQNQNYQQPNQGYPQQGQQGFGQQAGQQYQQPQQQQQGQQQQQQQQQVQQPNQGYGQQNQGPSMQSSQPSSKPMRGIPTVLPTAQSKTTPNTPQGQQQQQQPQQQQSTGPNLMQKFTEMAGASAGGDILSKGKELIFMKFGLGK
- the LOC124427122 gene encoding uncharacterized protein LOC124427122 isoform X12 encodes the protein MLQCCGVGGGASTAPQAPQLQATGSAVGATTSAIMQDPVLESILEQMRETEARRTDLERQYGEAQNQLREKIAGRYQGPESVEALQSKIRELEKKTELQMVKHEELSLELTSLRRARTRGPGVGHVTSGIPTSTWPPAGSEIDRIIAKIEQDSSSAGRMLHDLDHARGTITTQQPSATQSILRSSSENLPNLGQHQHPPHPHALNLGMPTQMSHYAGSPMPLTPMMPGCPPLTPNGPPYHYSEPIPPAPSLSTSQSQPAFQQKLQQYQQQSDLSSSHPQGALPSQQKQQAHTHFTSNQYQESYPHTQTYQQPLQQQQHPSSTSYLTASNQSVIPHYTQPTQTAQSYQLNGSQHGSQQSTTYPNLSMSTHPNGTYSSGASFNPQLSHLNYSVPPSNITQTTLSTLAPYSTASFHSTLGPLTSVSQTVLPYSSAQSSYATSGLTYSTVGTNAFGTSSVGSGTTSGNLLQAIGDPLQAMQQLSAQSQANQLQQQAIIQQIQQSLRASSPTATSTTGHHFLGPRQMPKIPTGILTNPLDRLTNENIVSEGQVDMLDIPGKGRCYVYIARFTYEPFQHSPNENPEAELPVQGGDYLLVWSQPDDDGFLDAETLDGRRGLVPANFVQKLIGEDLLEFHQAVLGLRDVDDSASTNIPQCYLQDIDLELAALEEGNRNRQAELSAYAELDNIAEDDEQEPPEVYLFSDLVPAPQHLTLERQLNKSVLIGWTAPENPHQLESYHVYVDGVLKVTVKATERTRALVEGVDSTRPHRISVRSVTHSRRTSRDAACTMVIGKDIALGPTAVKASNVTATSAVISWLPSNSNHQHVVCVNNVEVRTVKPGVYRHTITGLAPSTIYRVTVKAKNLRATHFEDQNAQAVNNFACHVHFKTLPKGLPDPPVDIQVEAGPQDGTLLVTWQPVALNGSAVTGYAVYADGKKVTDVDSPTGDHALVDIHKLMGLNPKHITVRTKSRESQSGDSCATAIPCSVLRGGTSTHLQHGAPHMLDQGQQQQQQQQQQTSVIQQDDPNRHRMAVAQRYPTAPVPSHMRRQGTRVDVHGQVIIETDENLSDKEIFPGQSISQMAVPEITKDSASEANYSEEDDPSRRGRGMSPHHHRYGPQGPQGPPGAYRSVRMGGPGRPQDAYYDQTGNQRMRGPIYGARVNQAQGGNVHPASGVQQMNKRVRRFIALFDYDPTTMSPNPNACEEELQFSEGDTIKVYGEKDADGFYWGECRGRRGYVPHNMVEELKDQNQGGQGQPNRRGPGSNERWGDIYASMPMKKMIAMYDYNPQELSPNPDAQVELPFHAGNEICVYGEMDSDGFYMGELNGVRGLVPSNFLIEASNQGQPSQGGRRPPGQSQGPGARGPPPPPREPPPTGHRRNKDACIVPVSVPVCHLDSRQQQQQQQQQQQPLMNNQQHQLQQNNPPHLAYQQANHHSNTTVTTSNQHGPSHLPSGGGVMGAHQQGPLPPHLQQQGKGRGGVGNRAVGSNMPGGMQTSGQHMQAQQQLDYQGQQQPNQQYQQQPNQQNQNYQQPNQGYPQQGQQGFGQQAGQQYQQPQQQQQGQQQQQQQQQVQQPNQGYGQQNQGPSMQSSQPSSKPMRGIPTVLPTAQSKTTPNTPQGQQQQQQPQQQQSTGPNLMQKFTEMAGASAGGDILSKGKELIFMKFGLGK